The genome window TCACGAAAATTTTAAGCTTAGATATGCCTGCGCCCTGCTCCATGCCTTTTAGCCCTAGCTTACAACTCTCAAGGTGCACGATGAAAAACAGCGACATATAGCACACAAATGCCGGAATCACGGCCGCGATCATGACATTTGTATAGCTAAGGCCCAAAAACTCGGCGATGATAAAGGCTGCTGCGCCCATGATAGGCGGCATCAGCTGACCGTTTACGCCTGCGGCCACCTCGATCGCGCCAGCTTTGGTGCTAGTTAGCCCCGCCTTTTTCATCAACGGGATCGTAAATGTACCCACCGTCACGACGTTTGCCGTGGAGCTGCCGCTCACCATGCCAGTAAGTCCGCTAGCTATAACAGAGGCCTTCGCCGGTCCACCGCGAAATTTGCCAAGCAGCGCAAAGGCTAAATTTATAAAGTACTGCCCCGCTCCCGCGCGCTCTAGTAGCGAACCAAATAAGACAAAAAGATAAATGAAACTCACGCTAACGCCAAGCGGCACGCCAAAAACGCCCTCGGTCGTAAGATACATGTGGCCGGCTAGCTTGTTTAGGCTAGCGCCCTGGTGCGCGATGATGTCGGGCATATACTGACCGAAATAATCATACACCAAAAATATCGCTGCGATGATAGGAAGTGCCGGACCGATGATCCTGCGACCCGCCTCAAACAGCACGACAACGGCGACACAGGATACGGCTATATCAAAGCTCGTGTAGTCTCCGGGACGCTGCGCTAGCGCGTAAAACTCTGTGAGCGGGTAGAGCGCGGCTAGCGTACCAACAACACAGAGCGCGATGTCGTAAAACGGCAGGCTGGAGTGGGCTTTTTTGTGAATTTTAAGCGGATAGAGCAAAAACAGCAGACAAATAGCAAACGCAAGGTGCGCCGAGCGCGACATCGTCGTGTTCATCGGAAAATACGCGATGTAAAGCTGAAAAACTGACCATGCAAAGCAGATGATGCTCGTAAAATATATATAAAAGTTCGAATTTATCTCGCGCGTCTTTACCTCGACGAACTCCTCCTTTTCCTGCGCCGGCTCGGTATTTGTTCGTGTTTCGTTTAAATTTGTATCCATATTTGCTCTTAACCTCTTAAATTTTCTTTTTATAAAATTTGGCGATTTCGCCCGTAAAATCGGGCTTTATTTTTAAATTTGACCTGTTTTTATGCTTTTTATTATCAGCAAATTTAACCTAGCACCATAAAGATACGGGTTTTGCAAACGGCAAGCAAAATCAGCCGTAAATTCGCGCATGAGCCAAATCTAAAATTTGACGCCTACAAGCGACTTAAAAACCGCCGCCAAAAAGCTAGCAAAGCGTCAAATTTTAAATCCTCAAAAAACTAAAACCAAGTCTAAATTTAACAAAAAACAAGCCGCACAGGTCAAATTTAACCCGCACGGCTTAGCTAGTTTATTTTATTATGCCGGCTTTTTTAAACTCAGCCTCGGCAGCAGGGTGCAAAGGCGCAGAAAGCCCCTCTACTAGGCTCTCTTTAGTAACAGCCGCGAGTGCGGGGTGCAGGCTCTTGTACTCGTCAAAGTTATCCAAAATAGCCTTCACGACCGCAGCCACGGCAGTATCGCTCATGCTTTTATCCGTGACTAGGACGGCTTTGACGCCGATGCTGTTTACGTCGTGATCCACACCCTCATAGGTGCCTTTTGGTATCGTGCCTTTAGCAAAATACGGCATCGCAGCCAGCATCTTATCTACTTGCTCGCCCTCGATGTTTACGATGTCGATAGGTAGCGAGTTTGCCGCGTCGGTGATGTTGGCCGTCGGGTGACCGACCATGTAGAAGTAGCCGTCGATTTTCTTATCTTTTAGCGCGTGCGGGCATTCGCCGGCAGTGAGCACGCCGTGATGTTTTAGCTTTTTCTCGTCGAAACCAAACGCCTTAAACACGCCAAGCGCGGTCATTTCGTTACCGCTACCGGGATTGCCGACGTTGATCGCTTTGCCTTCTAGGTCGTTTATAGAGCCGATACCGCTTGATTTTGATACGACGAACGCGAGAAGCTCAGGGTAGATCGATACGACGGCGCGCAGATTTTGATCGCCGTTGCCTTCAAATTTGCCCACGCCGTTAAATTTATCATAAACCACGTCGCTTTGGACGAAACCGAAATTTAGCTCTTTTTTTAGCACGTTATTTACGTTGTAGACCGAGCCGCCGGTTGATTGCACCGAGCATTTCATCTGCGGGTCTTTATTTACGAGGCGACATATCGCTCCGCCCACCGGATAATACGTACCAGTCATCGCTCCCGTACCGATAGATACGAACTCCTTTGCGCCCAGCGCAGACGCGAAAAGCAAGCCGGCTAATGCCAAAGATGTAGTTTTCATTTAACTTCCTTTCAAAGAATTTTTCTGATTTTACTCTCAAAATCCGCATTTTGCGTATAAATTTCACTCTTTTTGCGAGCTTTTTCAAAAATTTGCGACTATTTTACACACTTTAGCCTTAGAAAAATATTTCTTAAGGTAAAATTTATATATTTTTTACAAGCGAAGCGAAAATCATATTTTTACGTGGAGGTTTTTAAAATTTACGCACCGAGACCTGCATCTTTAAGACACTGAATTTGGATTAGTTAAATTTGATATTGCCGTTTGGGTTTCTTTGTACAGAGGCCTTAAATTTTAGCATTTTCGGGGTGTGGGTCTCGGCGGCTCAAATTTGAAGCCGGAATTTGTAAATTTGACTGCAAATTTGAGCGTAAAACGATAAGGCGAAGTATCGTGAGATGATTTTTTGGGGTTGTGCGGTAAATTTTTGGCGAAGATAGAACGCGTAGTTCATCGAGCCAAAATTTTACAAACTCCACAAAAAGCACTCGCGAGGCAAGCCGTTAAATTTCTTACTTAAACGCGACAAACGTCGCAAAATTCGCCCATCTAAACATACACTCCACGTTTCTAAACCCCACATTAAGCGCCAAATTTCTATTTTCCGCTTCAGTGTATGGTATAAGCACGTTTTCTAGCGCCTCGCGTTTTTGCGAGATCTCGTAGCGCGAGTAGCCTTGTTCGAGCTTGTATTTTTCGTAGATTTCGATCATATTTTTGCTTAGCATCTTGTCCTCAAAAATGAGCTTCTCGCTAAAAACAAACACGCCGCCGTCATTTATCGCGCGGTAAATTTTAGCTACGAAATCCTGACGCTTAGGCGGGCGGATAAACTGCAGCGTATAGTTCATCAAAACGGCGCCCTGCGCGTCAAATCCGCACTCTAAAATGTCCGCTAGCTCAAGCTCGATCCTAGCGCCGTAGGCCTCTATCTTGGCGCGCGCGTTTTGCAGCATGGCAGGCGCGTTATCCACGCCTTTTAGCGCGAGATCGCTTCTTTTGCTCCAAAGGGCTAGCAGCGTCGAGGCCGTCGAGCAGCCAAGGTCTATCGCGCTTGCTCCTTGCGGTAAAATTTGCGCTAAAAAATCGGCGATCAGCTTTTGCGAAGCCTCGTAATACGGCACCGAGCGCCCGATCATATCGTCAAACACCGACGCCACGCTCGCGTCAAATTCAAACTGCTTTTTTATCGGCTCTTTAAAGATTTCATCCTTCACGCTTTACTCCTTTGAGGCGTAGCGTCGCCCACGACGTAGAGATCGCACACGCCGACGAACTCCATCGCCTGCTTGATGTCGATACCAATTTGCTCTTTTAGCTCCTCTAGGCTTTCAAATTTTCGGTTATCGCGCAGCCGTTTGATAAAGCAAACCGCGACGTCGCGGGCACCCTCGATATTTTCGTTTAGCACGTGCGTCTCGACGCTAAAGTTGCCGTCCGTGCTCACGCGGTTGCCGATAAAGGTAACCGAGCCGTAGGTCTTGTATCCGATGCGGGTCCTCGTCGCATATACGCCCTCGCGCGGCAAAAGGTAGTTTTTGATATCCAAATTTAGCGTCGGTACGAGCTCGCGCGACCCGATGCCCTGCCCCTTTATCACGCAACCTTCGATAGAGTATTCGCGGCCTAGCAGGCGGTTTGCCTTGTAGATCTCGCCCTGCTTGATATACTCGCGTATAGCCGAGCTATGCACGCCCATACCGTCAAAGCAAACCTCGTCTACTACGACCACCTCGCCGTCAAAAATGCGCCGCAAATCATGCTTGTCCCACGCCCTGTTTCGCCCGAAACGAAAATCAAATCCCACGACGATTTTTTGCAGATTTTTAAAATCCCGCTTCAAAAGCGCGATAAACTCGTCGCCGCCAAGCCCCTTTATACTTTCAAAATCATACAAAAAACACGGATAGCTCGAGTACTCGGCGCGCTTTAGCTTTGGCGTGATGTTGGCCTTGTTTTTGTCGATCACGACTAGTCCGCCGTACTCGCCCAGCTGCTTTAAAAGCTGCTTGTGGCCGCGATGCACGCCGTCAAAGTGCCCGATCGCGACGGAAGTGATATTATCTTTTGTTAAAAGCGTAGAAAAATTCGGCATTTCCTTCCTTTCCTTTTACCTCGCATTCGAGCATTTGGCGCATTATCCAGCCCAAATTTGCCGCCGCAAGCTCAAATTTCGCCCTCGCCTCGCGCACGGCTTTTGCGTCCGTTACGACGCCTTTTTTATTTCGCTTGGCCGTCCTGCCGACCTCAAACTGCGGCTTAAAAAGCAGGATAATATCGCAGTTTTCGCCTGCTAGAGCGTCGATGGAGGGCAAAATTTCTTTAAGCGAGATAAAACTCACGTCGCAGGTGATGAGATCAAATTTGCGTGCGAGGTTTTTGGCGGCGCGGGAGTCAAATTTTGCATTTTGGTTTTTTGCTGCGAAATCTACGTCAGTCAAATTTGACTCGTCCGTCCTAGCTCCAGCCTGCGTTAAATTTGACGGCGAAAAAGCCGGTTCGCATGGCTCGCTTAAAAATCCGTCCCGCTCGGCAAAATTTAATTTGCCTAGATTAAAATTCGGCTCGATTTGGTTTTTTAAATTTTGCTCTGTGCCGTTAAATTTACCGTCTTTGGCCAAGCTTTGACACCCCGCCGCAAACTCGCGCACATCGGTATTCTCAGCCACTTTCACGCGCGCATCGGCTCTCAGGCTTTTATCCAGCTGCGAGCTGCCCACATCTAGCGCCATAACGCTTTTTACGCCGTTTTGCAGCAAAATTTGCACGAATCCGCCCGTGCTCGATCCGACGTCTAGGGCGTTTTTGCCTTTGACTTCTAGCGGATAAGCCGCTAAAAAGCTTTTTAACTTTAGCGCGCCGCGTCCGACGTAGATTTCGCCGACGAGCTCGATCTTTGCGCCGTTTGAGTTTAAATTTAGCTCGCCGTTACGAGCTTTTTCGCACGCAGTCTCGGGGGCGTCCGCTAAATTTACGCCACGTAAATTTTTAGTTTCCGCTACCGCGCCCTTTTTGGCGCCGCCATTTTTGCCATCACTCAAATTTACGCTTACCGTAACGTCTAAATTTAGTCCGTCTGAGCCGTCAAATTTATCAAATTCGCCCACCTCAAAGCTGGGCTTAGAACAAATTTTGCCGTTAAGCAAAATTTTTCCGTTTTTTATGAGCTCGGCGGCTTTGTTTCGGCTGATATTTAGGCGGCTTGCGACAAATAGATCAAATCTCAATCATCCGCCTTAGCTCATCTTCTGTTATCGTCGCGACACCAAGCTCACGCGCTTTCTCCAGCTTGCCGCCCGCCTCATCGCCGTAGAGGACGAAGTCCGTTTTATTACTCACCGAGCCGCTTACTTTCGCGCCGTTTGCTTCCAAAATAGCCTTAAATTCATCCCTGCCCTTGCTAAGCGTGCCCGTTATCACAAACGTCTTGCCGCTTATCGCGCTTTGCTTTGTCTCAAAACTCTGCGCTTGCGGGCTAACAAAACGCAAAATTTCATCTAAATTTTGCCTATTTACCTGCATAAACTCGGCATAGCTCTCCGCCATCGCCTCGCCGAATCCCTCTATCGCGGCGACCTCGCCAAAGCTTAGCTCGCGCCAGTTTTGCGGGTAAATTTGCGCTATCTTTTTGGCGGCTACCTCGCCGATATGCTCGATGCCAAGGCTCGCTATAAAGCTGTGCAAAGCGGGTGTGCGGCTAGCCTCGATGGCGCCGAGCAGATTTGCGATCTTTTTATCTTTAAAGCCCTCGAGCTTCACCAAATCCTGCGCCGTAAGCTCGTAAATGTCGGCGATTTTAGCGACCAAGCCCGCTTCAAAAAGCTGATTTACGATTGCTTCGCCAAGACCGTCGATATTTAGGCACTTTTTGCTCGCAAAATGTATGAGCGAATTTATCACGCGAGCCTTGCACTCGATGTTTTGACACTTTACAAAAACTCCCTCGTCTAGTAGCATCGACCCGCATACGGGACACTCGCGCGGCCTCTCTATCGGGGTTTGCGAGCCGTCTCTGCGCTGTTTAAACACGCCCGTGATCTTTGGTATCACGTCGCCTGAGCGGATAATGCTGATAAAATCGCCCTTTTGTACGCCTAGACGCTCGATTTCGTCGAAGTTGTGCAGCGTGGCGGACTTTACGATCGCGCCGTCGATATTTACGGGCTCTAGCACGCCCACCGGAGTCACGACGCCGCTGCGCCCGACCTGAAACGCCACGTCAAGCAGCAGCGTGGTCTTTTCGATCGCGGGAAATTTATACGCGACCATAAATTTAGGAAATTTCTCCGTGTAGCCCAGCTCCTCGCTAGCCGCGATACTCTGCACGCGCACCACGAGGCCGTCCATCATAAAGGGCTTGCTATCTCGCTGCGCTACGAGTTGCTTATATGCTTCCTCGATCTGCTCGGCAGTGCGGCAAATTTTAAAAAACTCCTCGCGCTCAAAGCCCTGCGAATAAATAAAATCCATCATCTGCGAGTAGGTTTCAAGGCCCAAATTTTGCTCGCCGTAGCCCCAAGGCTTAAACCTCAGCCTGCGCGACGCCGTCACGGCGCTATCTAGCTGGCGCAGACTGCCGGCGGCCGCATTTCTAGGATTTGATAGCTGCGGCTCGCCCTTTTGCGCGCGGGCGAAATTTATCTCGTCAAAGTCGTTTTTAGCGATCACGACCTCGCCGCGGATCTCGATCCTGCCGTTATAGGCGATTTGTAGCGGGATATTTTTGATAACTTTTGCGTTGCTTGTTACGTCCTCGCCCGTTATGCCGTCGCCGCGCGTGATGGCTCGCACGAGAGCGCCGTTTTCGTAGAGTAAATTTAAGCTCGCGCCGTCAAATTTAGGCTGAAGCGCAAACTCCAGCCCCTCTTTGTCGCCGCGCTTTAGCCACGCTAGCAGCTCATCAAAACTAAAAATATCCTCCATCGACCACATGCGCGCGCCGTGGCGAGCCTTGACAAAGCCCTCGCTAACCTCGCCGCCCACGCGCTTTGTCGGGCTAAATATCGAGATATCGCCTGGATTTGTCCTCTCAAAATCAAGTACTTTACGATAAAGCTCGTCGTACTCCTCGTCGGTGGCTATGGGCGCGTCGTCGGTGTAGTAGGCCTTCGCCCACGCGTTTAGCGTATCTACAGCCTCTAAATACTCTTTTTTATCCATTTTTCCTCGTTAAATTTGCTTTACTTACCACGCCGCGAGCTTTCTCATCGCGTTTTCCAGCCTAAACATCTGCGCATGCTCGGCCACATCGTGAGTGCGGATGATCTGTGCGCCGTTTCTAAAGGCCTCAAGATGCAGATAGAGGCTGCCCGGCAAGCGGTCTTTTATCTCGCTGGGGCTATAAAAATTTATGACCGATTTTCTGCTAGCGCCCGCTAAGATCGGTAAACCGAAGCGTAAAAAGTGCTCCAAATTTTTTATCAAAACCATATTTTGCTCCGCCGTCTTGCCAAAGCCGATTCCCACGTCTAGCACGATATCGCGGCATCCAAGATCCTGCGCCGCGGCGATCTTAGCCTCAAAAAACGCGTCTATCTCGCCTAACAAATCATCATAATGCGGGTTATCTTGCATATTTTCTGGGCTATTTTGCATGTGCATGAGACAGTAGCTCGCGCCGTACCGCGCAGCTAGAGAGCAGAGGCTAACGTCGCCCGTGATATCGTTTATCATCTTAAAGCCGTGATTTAGCGCGTACTCTAGGCAATACGCATCAAAGCTATCCAGGCTAAATATCGCCTTTTCATGCAAATTTAGGCGGTAAATTTCGGCTACTATCTTTTCAAGCCTGGCAAATTCGACCTCGCGTCCGACGTATTTGCTGCCGGGACGCGAGCTAACTGCGCCCACGTCGATATACTCGGCGCCCTGCTCGATCATCGCTTCGATCTTTTCGATACCGCTTTTTTCGTTCACGCGGCTTGCGGTGTTAAAGCTATCCTCATTTACGTTTACGACGCCCATTATCTGCGCGCGCTGCGGTTTTTTAAACGGAGATTTTAAAAATTTGGCCAAATTTTTTAGACCAAAATCCTGCGCGGACTCTTTTTTGGCAAGTGCATGCACTTGCGCATCGGTAGCCATCAAAAGCGCGACCGAGTTTGCACCGTTTAAAATCACGTCGCGGTTAGTCACGAGTTCCGCGCCTACACTTAGTGCGTCTTGTTTTAGTATATTTGCGGCAGGCGAGCGCAAATCTTTAATCAAAAAAAAGTTGATCGCCGACTTTTTTTTCATCAAATTTCGCCCCTCGTCGCTAGGACGGATAATCTCGCAAATCTCGTTAAAGTCGGTCTGCGGATTGATTTTAAAAATTTTCATCTAAGCCCTTTTTCGTAAATCATAAGAAGTATCGGCGTAAGAAGCGCGTGGGTCTTGGTGTTTAGCTCAGCTAGGCGCACAGCTTTGAAAAAATACTCAAGCTCTTCGGCGCTAAATTTGACCCCCTGCGCCGTAGCCTCGAGAGCTATGGCGGCGATTAGCTCTTTTAGATCGTTTTTGCCGAGCTTTTCGGAGCGCTCGAGTGCTGATTTTTCATCGATAAACGCGCAAATTTCTTTTAGCTCGAGACGTTTGTAATCTAACCCCGTTTTTTCGCGCTGCTTTTTTTCGAGCCTGTTTTCGGTGACTAGGCGCGAGCGAACGGTCGGCAGGAGCATATTTTTCGACTCGCAGGCTATGATAAAAAAGATATTTTTAGGCGGTTCCTCGATGATTTTTAGTAGAGAGTTTTGAGCCTCGACGCGGAAATTTTTAGCGCCTAAAACTAGTAGCTTAGGCTCGCTCTCCGCGATGTAGGCCTCGGCGACGACCTCTTTTGCGTTTTCTAGCAAAAAGTCCTCGGCGAAAAAAAATCTAACCGAATTTACGCCGTAAAGCCCTAAAATTTCCTCTTTTAAGGCTTCAAAATCGCTCGTGATTACGATTTTGCTTCGCATAGACTAAAGCGTTACTTTCGCAAATAATGCAGCGTCTATGCTCTTATCAAAGAGCCTAAACAGCGACAAAAGCTTAATATCTAGCGCGCCGTCGGAGGAGCTTAGATAAAAGCTATTTTGCGCCTGCTCGTCAAAAAGCCACATGTAGCTATCGTCCTTGCCTTTGGCGATCTGCGAGCTTTTTTCCGCGCTTTTGCCGACGTAAAAAAACACGTAACCGTTTGGAAAAGCAAGGCTAAGCATGTCTAAAAGCAGCGAGACTTCCTCTTTTGAGCCGATATTTTCAAAAGACGGATAAAGCGCCTTTAGCGAGAAAAAAGGCAGCACCGGGCGAGCGTTCGTAGGTTTGTTTATATTTTTTAAAAAATACTCCTCGAACCAGCCGCGCTCGCTATCGGTTATCAAGATAAACGCGCGCCCTTCGAGTAAAAATTTAAGCTTCGAGGCGAGCAAGGGCGTCCACTCGGTGCGCCTCTCCTCCATCCAGCTCATCAGCGAACCCTCCTCGCGGATGGCTTCTAGCGTCCATTTTATAAAATCGCTCATTTATCGAGTTTATAAGCTTCGTGTAGTGCGCGAACGGCTAGCTCGCCGTATTTTTGATCGACGATCATCGAGATTTTTATCTCGCTGGTCGAGATCATTTGGATATTTATACCTTCGTTTGCTAGCGTTTGAAAGGCTAGAGACGCCACTCCGGTGTGGCTTTTCATACCTACGCCCACGACCGAGACCTTAACTATCTCGTCGTTGTATAAAATTTCCCTCGACGCGCTTAATTTATCCATGCACTCTTTTGCGACGTGAAGTTCGTTTTGCGGTACGGTAAAGCCGAGATTCGTCGTGCCGTCCTGGCCTACGTTTTGGATTATCATATCCACGTTTATGTTTTTTTCTGCAAGCGCGGTGAAAATTTCAGCCGCGATGCCCGGCTTATCGACCACGCCTCTTAAAGTTACTCTAGCTTGGTTTTTATCTAGCGCGATACCGCTTACTAGCACTGCTTCCATACTCTCTTCCTTTGTTATTAGTGTTCCTTCGTTGTGATTAAAGCTGCTTCTGGTGACTAAATTTACGTTTAGCTTTTTAGCTAGCTCGACTGAGCGGTTTTGCAGCACCTTTGCGCCTAGGCTCGCAAGCTCTAGCATCTCGTCGTAGCTGATTTTATCTAGCTTTTTGGCCTTTGGCTCGATGCGAGGATCGGTTGTATAAACTCCGTCTACGTCGGTGTAAATCTCACAAAGATCCGCATTTAGCGCGCCTGCGATCGCCACTGCGCTAAGGTCGCTACCGCCTCGTCCCAGAGTTGTCGCGTCGCCCTTTTCGTCTATACCCTGAAAGCCCGCTACGACGACGATCTTGCCTGCCTTTAGCTCCTCTTTCATACGCTTAGTATCTATCGCCTCGATCCTAGCCTTGGTATGCACGCTATCTGTTATGATGCCCGCTAGCCTACCGCTTAGACCTACCGCCGGGTAGCCTAAATTTATCAGCGCTATCGTTAAAAGCGCGCAGGTAACGCGCTCGCCAGAGCTAAGCAGCATATCCATCGCCACGCCGTCGGGAGCCTTCGTATAATGCTCGGCGTACTCCACCAGCTGATTAGTCACGCCGCTCATAGCCGAGACCACGACTACGACGTCCGCGCCGCTTTTTTTAGTCTCTATGACTCTCGCGGCGACGTTTTCTATCCTCTCAAGCGTCCCAACGCTCGTGCCGCCGTATTTTTGGACGATTAACATTAAATAAATCCTTTCTCTTTAAAGTAGCCGATAACCTTACCGTAGATCGGCTTTTTGAAGTGGTTTACGTCGCTCAAAACCTCGCTTGAGTTTATAAATCTATATTCGTCAAATTCGGGCTTTTTAGTGTTTATATTTATTTTCGCGCTAGGCCTTAGCCGCACCAAAAAATACTTTTGCGTCTGCCCGTCAAAGTTATAAAATTTCCTACTCGTCGTACCCTCAGGGAAGTCGTAGCTAAGCCACTGCGGATACTCGCTAAGCACGTCCACGTCGTCCGTGCCTATCTCCTCTTTAAGCTCCCTTTTTAGAGCCTCGCGCGGCGTCTCTCCCTCGTCTATGCCGCCCTGCGGGAACTGCCAGATACCCGTCATATCGCACCTTTGCGCGATAAATATCCTGCAATCAAACGGATAAGAGGGCGCAAGTATGACCGCCGCGACGTTTGGTCTATATTTCTTTTCCATCTTTTTTTCCGAGAATTTTTAATTGTGGATTTTAACGAAAAATAGTTAAGATATAGCTAAATATCGCGAGGTTAGCGGAAAAATTTGACGCTTAGGCTTAAAATTTTTATTTAAATTTTTAAACTACGAATTTTACTTTTTGCGGCGCGGTAAAATTTGCGCGTTTTGCTTGGTTATCCATCAAATTTTACCGCCTTGATAGCTAAATTTAAGCCGCCTATTTTAGCTCCAGTATCGCCCGCACCTCTTCGTCGGTAAACAGACTCGCGCTTTCGTGCTTTTTGCGCTCAAGCGCGGCTTTGGGCTCGGCGCGCGATGTCAAATTTTGCCCAGACTCGTTAAAAT of Campylobacter showae contains these proteins:
- a CDS encoding aspartate kinase; the encoded protein is MLIVQKYGGTSVGTLERIENVAARVIETKKSGADVVVVVSAMSGVTNQLVEYAEHYTKAPDGVAMDMLLSSGERVTCALLTIALINLGYPAVGLSGRLAGIITDSVHTKARIEAIDTKRMKEELKAGKIVVVAGFQGIDEKGDATTLGRGGSDLSAVAIAGALNADLCEIYTDVDGVYTTDPRIEPKAKKLDKISYDEMLELASLGAKVLQNRSVELAKKLNVNLVTRSSFNHNEGTLITKEESMEAVLVSGIALDKNQARVTLRGVVDKPGIAAEIFTALAEKNINVDMIIQNVGQDGTTNLGFTVPQNELHVAKECMDKLSASREILYNDEIVKVSVVGVGMKSHTGVASLAFQTLANEGINIQMISTSEIKISMIVDQKYGELAVRALHEAYKLDK
- a CDS encoding RNA pyrophosphohydrolase, translated to MEKKYRPNVAAVILAPSYPFDCRIFIAQRCDMTGIWQFPQGGIDEGETPREALKRELKEEIGTDDVDVLSEYPQWLSYDFPEGTTSRKFYNFDGQTQKYFLVRLRPSAKININTKKPEFDEYRFINSSEVLSDVNHFKKPIYGKVIGYFKEKGFI